The genomic region ttttgttttaaaatcaagAGTTCAGCaggattgtgttctatccctGTTAATATACATCATTTTAATGGACTTTGTCATAAGGAGCATAGAAAAGGCAATGGGAGGTCACAATCTAATAGGGAGGAAAAACTCCTGGAATTAGATTACagtgatgatttaagcatcctaaatGACTGTGTGAGAAAAATGGATAAACTTCTAGAGGTTCCATGAGTTCAGGGTACtagaataggttttaaaattaGTATTATTAAGGCTAAATCTctgaggctaggaataagtgaagatgacaAGGTGATGCTAGTTAACAAAAGTATTAATCAAGTGAACAGCTTCACATGCCTaggtagtagcattagtaaaaATAGTGAGTGCAGctaatgttaaaagtagaatagccaaggctcagggtgtttttcacagtaaaaaaaaagtttggaatgaATAGGAAGATAGgtttgcaaaccaagattagaacattggaagCCACAGTGATgtcagtggtcaagtatggttctggaACATGGCTGCTCCAAGAAAGGGAGGAAGATTTGCTTGATGTTTTCTAGAAAAATTGCTTATGGGTTGTTTTGGTTACctgactgactgaccatattttaaatagtagaCTATATGAAAAGTATGGTTCAattctgctttctagggctCTAATCAGCTATGGCATGTTCTGTAGATGAAGGATGACTGATTGCTAAAGATTGTCTCAAGGAAAGATTTAGGGGAAATGGGAAGTTCCTGGGAGGGGGaatggattgggatggaggagtgcacatagctgtgttggcttcaggcagcttggtgctgtggtgagttgttagtaatattattattagtagtagtaacacaCATGAATAAAGTTGTTAAGGTAGCTACCATTATTTTTGGAATCAGTGCTGAATAGAGTGAAGTGGTTTTACTATTGTTTTGCTATACTGTTAGTTTAGccttaaaatcaaatatttcttgTAGAGGAGATCCTCTTTCAAAACCATATTTGCTTTTCTAACAATGCATCACCCCTCTCTTCATATAGTCTTAGGATATAAATGCAGCTTTCAAAGATagtaaagtaaatattttttttttttcaactcctTAGCTAGATAGAAGATAATCACAGTACTTAATATGCCTTTTAAGACTGGTCTCAAATGATTTAATGGTATTGGCCTAGTACATGTACACTTCCAAAGGAAATAGGCTAATAAAGTAGAAGTAGTACCTTTAGATTCCTTGTTTtatgttctttccaaatattatATTAGTTTTCTTACAATGCAGATACATGCCCCTGATGGTTTTAGATCTAATCttgaataatatatttctttgttgtttttcatcTCACAATACACTGCATGTCTTTGTTAATGGTCAGTGGCTTTCTTGATCTGTGAAAAGCATTTGGCTTATGTAATTGCAACAGAATTCAACtggataaatatattatttataagaaataataatatgtcaaaacagtaatattatttttatcccATATTCAAcactttctaaatataataaatacaccTATGACAATTGTGTACAATTTCtccaattgaaattattttcaaattttaggcacgtttttcaaaattctttctaACTTTAGTTCTATCTGTTTTTCCACTTAAGTCCAcatcatttttagtttcttgttgtttttcatttgtttatatatttttttttcatttgcttaaGATGCCTTGTtgataaaacaatcaaaattatctgcagttattttttttatcccatgtattttcattagtttagagtccttaattttttttaatcttaatgtttcttaatatttattttgagatgtTATGGTAGATTAATTTGGCTTCAGGTCTCTCAGAAACATAATATGtagtatttttggtaatctgtattttttttctttttttcttttctctttttgtgaTATTTACATATCTTAAAATACAGTCAAATTGTTTTTGTACAAACCTGGCATATGCAAGAGTTTTTGGTGTGGGGGAATAATAAAACACacttttttgataatttgtatTAAAGTTCCCATAAATTAGGGAAAATTGAGGATTTAGGGGGTCCAGCCCCCCTCCTTGGGTATGCAAGGTAGCAATATAAGCATAAAGAAAAgtagttgaaaattaaaaatatattttagtgaGATGATTTGTGAGTTTCTTGCTATGTAAACTTAGTTATAATTGAGGAAGCTGGTCTGTGAATTGTTATGCATAAAATTTCACCTCTGGATATCATCAATAAATTAAGTATAATTAGTTATGCTGTAGATTGTTGTACATTAATGTGGTACTAGACCTTGTAATAAGGTTTTTCTCTATAAATCAATCTAGATTATCCTTAAATTCTGACTTGCATTAGCAGGTCCTAGATAATTCAGTTCTCATTGTAATGTGCTTATAAATTGCTAAGAATTTGTGGAATTGTTTATAATTTAGTTTAAGTTTTGGGAGGGGTTACTTGAAAGACTTAGAGCAAATcaattatttgtaattaaagTTTTGTCTCTACATTTATGCTTTTCTTCTGTAGAAACTTTTATGAgccaaattagaatttttttttgtgaccaaAAATTAATGCAAAGAAGTATTGtaaggtaaaaattttaatgGGAGAGTTTTCAAATGCTTCATCTCCAAATGTAGAAGGCAGAATTCacagttttgaatttggctcattAATGACACATTTATCCTAAAGTTAGAACTAATCTCCTTCCTCTCTTTTTCTTGCAGAAGATGGGTAAGATTATGAAATCTGGTAAAGTTGTCCTCCTCCTTGGAGGACGCTTTGCTGGTAGGAAAGCCATTGTTGTTAAAACATATGATGATGGCACGTCTGAAAAACCTTATGGTCATGCTCTTGTTGTTGGCATTGAAAGATACCCAAGGAAAGTCACAAAAAGTATGGCCAAAACCAAAATTGCTAAGAGGTCAAAGATCAAGCCATTTGTTAAGGTAGGGATATTTACTAATTCCTCTTTTGTAGCTTACTGTTCTGTTTTCATGTCCAAATTTCTAGCACATTACTTAGGATGTCAATAAAACACTGAAGTTATTACTTATTAATTCTCATACATCTCAGTTCACAATGTTCTAATCCATATGTCAGCTACAATCAGAACCCCGGAAAAATTGTGTGCCTTATTTGCATAATATGTCACATCCCCCCTTGCATGGCTGGTTAACACTACGTTGACAAAGGCAATGTGGAAGCAAAACTACCTATATGCAATTAGATCATGTATCCAAAGTGCACTACTTGATCAGATGTTTCACTTTAAATTGGATATGTTGGGTGATAATTTGATTGAACCATATATTGATGTTTTCACTTTCTATAATTGTTATAATGGTTTTGATAtctccattaattttttttttgctcaaaataatTAACTCTTTGCTTTGCCCAAGTTCAGTAAcgaaaattgtaattaaagagCATTTtgcataatgtttttttttccagacattgaaaaatataaaaacaaggtTTGATGACATAAATGCTTACTATAAAGATCTAGATTTCAAATCACTCTGGCTAAGCCCaaggataaagaaaaataaacaactggttatttttggctattcaaaatcagcagCATTTCAGTGTTTTCTCCTGAAAACACTCCTCTTTACCATTTATTTTTACCATTTCCCTCCTCTttaccttactctttatgctaaagctgttagcatttttaaaaaagttttcaattttaattaaaaagtccCTGTGTCAATGAACACTCTTAAAAAATTGCGACAaacattcaaactttagcacaaagagcaaaGTGAGGAGGGGgcacctttcatatatggagagGCAACCCTCCGCCTCACGAAAATCTCCTTTGGTGAAACTTCATCCAACTTAAAGTAAACCCTCCCCAcatcaaattccctccagacagttccatccttgctgaaaatccccctttctgtaaaattgcttgcagatatttcagcctgaaaaattctccttggccttctttcttttgaataagactttaatctctaatttgtttctcgatcactccagaGATGCCCCATTCCATGGAAATAATTTCCCAGAAaccaaaataaatggaaaatagcCCCCAGATAATTCTGccagaacatctccacatgaaaaattggcaGAAACAGTAATACTTTTGGGCCAACCCTgatgttttcaataatttagtatttgttattaaaacatttataaTATCCAgttctaatactactactactaacaactcatcacAGCACCAAACCatctgaggtcaacacagctatgcacactTCTCTACTCAAAGACTCCCTCTGTACACCCTCCCtggaagctcccatttcctttaagtctttgtttatgacatcctccgAACCCCACCGCGAACGACTTGCTTttcatttagccctagacgattggccaaaaaggacaatcttcagcaaaCTGCCATTCAAACTCATTGCCACAGAAAGCTGAGGGAATGATTAATGAAGTACAAGTTGTTTAGTGCAATTTGTAGGTAATAGAGAAGATATTATTGCTCTTGAATAGGTCAAATTGACCCTAGATTGAAATATCAACATTGTTGCAAGTCAATCTTAAAGTATCAAATACCTCTGTGATGCCTGAAAATTTCAGCAACTTGTCGCTGCATGGCAGTGCATAATGTTCCTAGACTTTAAATAAGAGCTGTCTGTCTAGAGGCAACTCTACCAATAGtgcttttttctaaaataaatttctgttgtttctAAACGACCTAGCTGTATATACAGAATTTTCCATGTTAGCTTGCTATAGGAaatcaaatcaattaaaagGAACCTCAAAAAACGGCTTATTGAATGagcatcattatttttttttatataatatagaaATGGTTCTAGACGTTTACCACCAGAAAACATCCCCTCCCTGAAAATACATCCTTattgaaaggaaattattcccAAAATCTCCTCCCTGCTGAAAATTCCCACAGACAATCCCACCCCCATGAAAAATGTCCGTATgtttcctaataacaaatactacatgtAAGCCAAAGGAcaattacaaaacttaaaaggcacttaaacttctacaataagttTCTctaattattttgtagtttgGGAAATATGTAAGAGCATGTATTTTGATGCCACaacatcccagctctcattgagACATCAGATAAACATTGtattagttctaagggagagagaAGAAGAAGATGGTGTtggaaattgatatataattcCCAGAGCCGtaatttttgttggggggaagggtttgGGGGTgcaaacgaaacttaaaaaaaatgcaaaattgatATCTATTCCGttatgatttctgggaatgTTTCTGGTCTatgttattatgaaaataagGGGTAAGagtaaaccccaaaatgagagAGTTTATTCTGTGTGGGAGGGGAACTGTCCCTTTCTCATCTATACCTCTACCTCatggttgtagaaacttcagaatGTGCCAAgtagatcagaaattgagacaagtcgaaaatgattggagaccaaccagccagagggggagtattttccaggggggggggggagtaaacgCTGGCCACCATGTAAAATATGGGAGTGTATTATCTTTTTGAAAAACGGGTACGTCCAGTAAAATGGGTCATACCAATTCTCTGTGGTCATTGCTGTAGATACAAATTTGTTAGATATTCTTTCCTTCTTATTTCCTAAGTTTTGTTAGAGTGAAATACAGAGGTCCTAATTGCTACAAGTCTAGAGTATTTGTGTTTGACATGCTGTCTGTATATTACATAAAGTTTCCAAGCTCcaacttcaaaatatcttctatGTATTTTACTGatgctcaaatttttttttgaattccaATAGGTAATGAACTACAATCACCTATTTCCAACAAGATACAGTGTAGATGTACAATTTGACAAGAACCTTTTGAACAAAGATGCCATCAAGGACCCTATTAAGAAGAAGAAGGTGAAATTCTCCTGCAGACAGAGACTTGAAGAGAAGTAAGGTTTATCACATATATCCAgttgaaagtttaaaaatatattacatcCTTTACATGATAACACAATGAGATTCAAACAAGACGTTTGACCAACTAGGCTAGTATATGCTGCAGCATAGGGTGCAATCTCAATCTAAGCTCTATTTGTATGCTCCTATTTCcttttaataatgtttattttgttgataaacttgtaaaacgtttaaaagctttaaattgCCTATAAAAACACTCATTACAAAACTTGATTTTCAAAAGTAgtagtaaaatagtaaaatcaaataaagaCTGTGTCAGAAAATCATGTAGATCTTGACATTTTTGGTAGAAGCCAGGCCTGAGTACCCTGTATATTTACAAAGAGCACATACAAGCGGTACAGATTATGGTTCCCGAATTGGAGTATACTGCAATTCAATATATGAAACTCCAGCAGCCCATGCTTGGACTTGCTATGCGAGTTGATAGCTATGCTAATTTATCAAGTAGCtagatttaattattctttttcaatgaCATGACACATTATCCTCATTTCAAAAAGAATTGTTCGTTCACATGCTCCTTGGATTTACCTTTGGTTTGTCATATGTCATGGAGTTGGTCAATGTCTACCACTGGCTTAACGGCTTGGATTTCGAAGATGAACGAGTCATGAGCGAGTGAAagtaatatagttttttttctacccaACTTTCGGGCTCCTGAATTTTCCTTGTTGTCAACCTCAAGTAAGAAAAACAGGTCTGCTACTTTTGAGAGCTTTCTCCAAGATGTTTGAGATCAATTCCAGATCTGAGACTTGATTTTCACTATCAGTAAACATTACCTTCAAAAGTGTATTAAGTATTTTTGTGTTTCCATGATTTAATATCCAGAGTTTTACAAACAAGTTTTTGGATATCGTTAAATTCTCTGCAGCAGACAACAATGAAAAATGATACTTACCAAGGGCCTAGATGGAAGGTTGGGTTGTCACCAATGTTTTTGAATTCATTAAGGCCCAATTTTTTACAACAGTAGTCGGCAtcttttaatgattttatttttttttgtcggatGAATTAGTGTcttgtgattttttgttttcttctttgtgCTCCATCTGTTCGTCCATTGAtgggttttaaatatattaattcatTCTTTCACAGTGACTTTACTAATACCAAGATTTGGCTAATGCTGATTTGATCCATTCGGATTTTTATAAGAAACTCCAATTGGTTCATATTACCACTAGCAAAATATCGGTATTAATGAAGTCCCATTGTGAATGGGCCTTTATCAAAAGCCTACGTCTGTCaattgagaaatatttttcacttGCTTGAATCTGGTATGATAATTAATAAGATCCATCAAAATTTCACAAAAGCTTCTATTTTATGGCTACCATTATAGATGCTTGAAGTTGGTCGatgagaaataattttaaaagttgccaattttttgcaaagaaaaatatCTGGACCGTTGATTTTTTGAAGACAAGATGGAAGGAAGCTTAATGTcttaaatttggtttttaataggGTCTTACAACACGCCtgtctttttaaagaaattgcaAGAAAcacatatttgtttttcttgttataaaattattcaaaggACGCATGTAAAATTAACACAGACGCCTCTGACTGCAGAAAAATGGTATATAGTACAGAATGTGTCCATCAGGCCTTTATTGCAATGTTAACAAAAGGGTTAGGTATTAAGCAAACCTCGAAGTTAACCGTGATTATGTAGATTTATGTTGGAAGACGACGTTGCCACGTTTGTCAATTTATTCGAATGATCAGTTTATGTTTATTAGACGATATTTGTTAAAACTATCATAGGATTACAACTAACAAGTAATAACAGGGAAATTTATGACTATTCCCTAAGCAGTTATAATTCTTTTGTAAATATCAAGTGTTCTGAATAAGCTTGCTTTTAATAAGAAAGGctcatgaaaacatttttagaaaaaaatgaagacacaATGACCCCAAGCATCAAACTTATTGGTGCACCAAAAATTAGTCAGCTAGATATCTGTTTCACTTGCCTTATGTCTGTGTCTCTGAGGTCCGAAAGAATAAATTATCCCTGTTGCTGAAGTGTGGTATATTGGCCTAGCATTCACTTTTGTTGTCGGATAGATAAATTACTTCTGTAGCCGTAGACAAAACCGATAACGTTTATAGAGCGAAGTGTACAAGGGAACAATCTTTATCGAAACGAAAAGATTTTGCTCGAATTAGTGTCTAAAAAGTTATTCTGAATTCAAGAGCCTAGTGGCCAGTATAGTATAACCTGACTGACGGAATTTTCTCCTAGAAAAGGtgaaccccccctccccctatagCTTTCTTCTTTGTTTATGTTAGAAGGGATTGCCTTATCAGAGTTCAGTACTTCTCCTCAATTAAATTCCTCTTCTCAAGGCCATCCTTTAGTCTTTAATGTGCAAATTGACATTATGTCAAATGGTGTCTTTCCACCACATCTTTGCTGGTAGCTGTAATTGTTTGTCAGTTACTATTTGTACCCAAGtgtaaactattattttttgacGCCATGGTATATGTAACCTCATTTAAAAATTGTTATGGAAATTTATTTCACACACTCCTTAGATCCATCTTCGGGTTAGCACTGGTCATAGGGTTGGCCAACGTTAACCACTTGCTTTACCGGCTGGATATCGAAGATGAATGAGTCATAAGTGTGTGAAAGTAATATACCTCTTTCTGAGACCATGTGTTATCTCTTGTCTTAGTCTTTGACTTGGCCTCTTATGAGATGACCTTTAGTCTTGGGAATGGACATGACTGATATAAATTTACTATTTCATTGTGAAGTAAGACAAATAGGTCGTGCTCTCAACAGGGCCACCGGATTAGTCGTATTGTTGACATCAAGTCATAAGGGCGATTACTTAGAGGGACGTTCCCCCAAAATTCGGAATTTCAGTCCTGAGCTTGGGAtctggtaaaaaaatatatgcaatgAAACATACCGTCAAAAAGTAATTTAAGAAgtcatattttattgtttagtaTATCCACATTTTTTCGATTGTCCTAACCTCTTGGAATCCATTGAAAATCACTTCGATTTTAATACAGGCTGGTCACATTCATACTTATTTTATGAAAGTCAATAGTAAGGccatctttattattatttgaagttTCTTGAGgatttgcaaagaaaaaaaaagcttttttttggcACTGTGACCCCTTGAGTTTTTTCAGGACTAGGTAGAGATAACCCCAATACCTTATATGTGGTTGAGATTAAGTTTTTACAACTTtccttgttttcttttgaaagGTTTTGTAAGAAAAACATTGTATATAACTACATCTTTTGTTTGTAAACTCTGTGTGATATCGTTTCATTCGGAATCCACATGTAGCTTCGGGGATTTGTGCTAAAATTAGTCAGTTGTTTGATGCTTGGGTTGGCCGTTTTTGGATCTGAAATTGGGGCATCCTACGACGGGATCATTGTCTGCTAAAAACCTTTACACTAAGAAAACCGAAGTCAATAGTACACAGGGAAAATAGGGGGCAAAGTTagtttgatcacttttgatcaTGTTACGTTACATTAATATGTGATTATGTCTTTGTATTCAAGGTTAACCTACCTTGCAGGTTTTGTTTATCTCTGATACAAATCCTATTAAGATTATAAAGAGTGTTAGGAATATCAGGGTTTTATTCATAGTAATAATAAGAGTAATAAAGGGATGTTTTTCTATGGCTTTTGAGCCCCTTTTATGATGACTGAAAGCTCAATTGAATAAACGGAGGTGAAGGAAGCAGGCAGTCACTTTTTGCAACAGGTGCTAAAGGttactgaaaaaaggaagagtATTGACCTTTTCTAATGTGCTTGGTTACAAAAGGACGAGGCCTTtggtacttttgaaaaaggaccAGGCTTTTGGCCTCACCCGGCACGTGGGATTCAGATGTTACTTCGAAATTTATTTAACTGCAAGTTCTCGTACTTAAGGCTGCATAATAACATAAGATTGTAAACTCCAACGTTTATGTGACGTTGCATTATGTGATGGTGAATGGTTTCTACGGCCATGATACTTGTGAATGATTTTGCGTTGATTAAACTAATAACGCCGATCTAGCGGACCCAGGAGAATGGCTGGGTGACCCTTCTCCCCTCACTAAAAAAATTAGCCTAAATATTAAGTTCTTTGATTTTGGCTGCTCTTCTCAATAAAAATTCGACCTGCAAAAATGTGACTATATTGTACCCATTTTCTGTCATGTGTCCTACAAATAGAGAAACCATTAATACGAAATGACTGATGAGCGTTCGTATTCCTTAGGGAGGACGAGTTTTGTCAAACTTCTCGTAAAAGGATCGGTTTGAATAAGTACCTTATCCCACCGTTGACAACAAATAGCGCTGTTTAAAGCGATCCCCATGATTCATTTCTTTGTGGGTGAGAAAGATGATTATAACAGGTACTGATGCTATTGTTACAGAGAAGACATGGTGTCAAAGCTGCGACTCACAAATTTTAATGTGTTAATTGCTATTGTATACAAGCTCTTTAAAGGAGATCTAACTCGTATCTATTTTCTTGATGTTAATTCAATGACAGTTGAGGTTTAGTTAATATAAGGTTATTAGGTTTAAATAGTGTCTAGCTGGAAACTACTGTTAGCATGACCGGTAATTATGATTGATCGAAAGTTTTGTTTCTCAGCATGCGAATATTGGTTTGAAAGTGTCACCCGGAAGTGGCAAAAATAGGTCCTTGTTTcctaatttcttttgatttccttttttgtgtggagttttaaatcttatttctttttttaggtacAAGACTGGAAAATCTAGATGGTTCTTTACCAGATTGCgattctaaactttttgtatgaATCACAGGAATAAAAAAAGCCCACAAATTTGTCTTTGTATATACTTGTGTTTAGGAGTTCTAGATATTAAGGGTATATCCCGCCCGTACCATACTCGTCATGTTGAGATTTCaactctttatgttaaaaactTCATCCCCTTTCCTTGTTTCTCATACGGGTCGGTAATCACCAGATTTAGCTTTATCAATTTGCAATTCTAAGCTTTTTATATAAATCACtaacttgacttacttgacttaagtcccaTCCGGCCTTGGTGGTCGTCTCGAGACCTCTCTCCCCACGAGCGAATGTGTTTGTCGCCTGTACTGCTCTGTTTTGTGACATTCTGAGAAGACAGGGAGGATGTTGTCGGAGAAGTTCTCCTTCCAGCGCTTCGGAGGGCGACCGCAAGGGCGAGAACCGTGGATGTGACCTTTGAAGGCCATTTTCGGTAGTTGGTATTGTTGCACATGTACTGGACATGGTCAAGCCACCTGAATTGTTGGGCAGGGACCCTGTTCAGGATGGTAGTGTTATACTGCTGTCTTTGGAGTAAGTCGACATTTGAGACTCGATCTACGTATGTTATGGCAGTGATTCGACGCAGTAGCTTTGTCTCAAACGCGGCGAGTCAGCTGGAGTCATCTACTCTGACTGTCCATGTTTCCCAACCGTACATAGTTATAGGAATGGTGATGGAGCAGAATAGTTAAAGTTTTAGCTTCTCGGAGATTCGATTTTGCTTCCATATGGGCATCAGCTTTGAAGCTGGCGCTACCCAGAGCGAGGCGTCTTTTGATGTTCATTGAGTGATTATTGTCGCTCGTGATCTGGCTCCTCAGATATGTGAAGCTGTGTACCCATTCCATTTCCTCCATGAAGCTATATTTTTGGTGGGGATGGGTTATTGAACCTTGACACACGCATGGCTTTCGTTTTATTCTCGTTGATTTTCATTCCGAAGACTTCTGTAACTACTTCTAGGTTATCTGCATTGGTTCAGAGTTCAGCGACGGATCCAGTGAGCATGTTGATGTCTGCGTATGCCAACTTGTCGATTACGATCCCTCCTACGGATTTACGGGCTCTGCAGGAGATAGTTGCTCCATCAAAGTAACGCGATAGTCTGCTACACTAATGGTCCGTGATTTGATGAAAAATCGGGAACCGAAGTAGTAATATACTCAAATACTCCCAAAATGGGCAAAGAGGTAATTATTTATCACGTGCCAGAATTTGCTGCACTTTTTCAAGCTGAAATATTCGAAATAGAACGGGCGACTGGAAGACAGTTACAAAAAGGAAGCAAAGAGAGAAATATATGCTACCTTGAATGTGCGAAATCTGGTTactgtcgacattcaccggtgaatgttcgAAATACCGTTTTTTCTGCATGGATTCAATTAActttgcgagtcagctttttcagtcttatgcaagtatgcaagctatgatggtaaaatttaaagtttggtTAGACTATGTTAGGTTAAATTTgattctaaatatcagaaatgagTTAAAAACCCCACCTAATCTATTCTAACCCGTCATCATCCGACCTTGCATTAAATCGAGacagttgactggcaacgctgactaaatcaaaggagaaaaaaagaaaggtaaaaactacaaaaaaaactaaaaagaaaaaaactaaaaaagctaaaaaactaaaaaaaactaaaaactaaaaaaaactgaaaaaactaaaaaaaggcaaaaactaaaaaaaaaactaaaaactaataaaaaaactaaaaaagctaaaaaactaaaaaaacaaaaaaaaggtaaaaaacaaaaaaaaaactaaaaactaaaaaagaaaaaactgaaaaataagagaaaaagaaaactaaaaaaatattaataaatataaaaaatataaatataatataaattagcaatcaacaaagcaccgagacacaaatgacgaccgggacacagggagtataaatgacgaccaggacataagtaaaaaaaaaaaactaaaaaaactaaaaaaaatggtaaaaactacaaaaaaataataaaaaaactaaaaaatctaaataaactaaaaaagaaaaaaaagaaaaaaggaaaaaaaataaaggagaaaaacaaaactaaaaaacgaatgtatatacagaccgggacaccgggatacaaatgacgaccgggacacagggaatataaatgacgaccgggacacagggacacaactacaatggggacgccggggggcacagggggatataaatgacgaccgagacacaaggaatataaatgacgcccgggacactcaaagagaaatcacagactgggacaccgggacacaaatgacgaccgggacacagggaatataaatgacgaccgggacacagggacacaactacaaaggggacgccggggtgcacagggggatatataaatgacgatggcgactcagggaatggtcgattagcaatcaccatcaacaaagctcaagggcaatcattagaatcatgaggtatagatctgaatacggattgttttcccatggaccattatatgttgcatgttcaagagtcggtaaacctgacaatctatttatatgcacagacaatgggacagcaaagaatgttgtatattcgcaagttttacgtagttaaaaacatatatatatatatatatatatatatatatatatatatatatatatatatatatatctatattcacaggtgggacatagggacacaactacaatggcgcgtaactaatatggcgcgtaacgacttacgcgcgcgggg from Artemia franciscana chromosome 5, ASM3288406v1, whole genome shotgun sequence harbors:
- the LOC136027051 gene encoding large ribosomal subunit protein eL27-like; the protein is MGKIMKSGKVVLLLGGRFAGRKAIVVKTYDDGTSEKPYGHALVVGIERYPRKVTKSMAKTKIAKRSKIKPFVKVMNYNHLFPTRYSVDVQFDKNLLNKDAIKDPIKKKKVKFSCRQRLEEKYKTGKSRWFFTRLRF